The following proteins come from a genomic window of Parambassis ranga chromosome 4, fParRan2.1, whole genome shotgun sequence:
- the mpl gene encoding thrombopoietin receptor produces MNLLCRFESLLIFFWIQSGFVPGIRCNNALIINHLSRQDVQLLKNEQDPKCFSRTQKDLTCFIETADNRTYDFLYSTPEQQQKKRCEVSVRRTEEGKFFHVCSFPDSDVFLFVDTHIEVVENATNKTIHRRAVCVEDQVLLDPPFNVSLNPNDQAGQLRVSWHAQHLQDQENSVKIQYSSRSLGEKTRMTKSSTDDVLDSLVSGEEIEVRVSVKTASNPDGGHWSSWSHPVRAVVPQTADDILLTCYTSDLHNVTCHWDGRRYIDTEYRLFYKMEHRKTLNWTEWTECGVDKNLTDWCWFHGDPAGKVKVKLNSTSATSSRTFYTKEFTQITSIKTPPPGRLGLLKNGELCLKWEAPLPSLSIYLQYEVDYQIKGSGEWKVIKGSKTHACLDVQAGRQYSMKVRARPNGTIYSGFWSDWSDELTGGTPTNTGLWLMLCIPIALLIITVLSISLFFSTLKQYFWPPVPNLDKFLQGFLTDVSSQKWDPSVTTKQCCEETTSCLVEVMSEEEGSGLLKPSEDSSEGSLSSSVQVDRSPVVDVFPDYVTLNEDSSLYLEGNSYVCEQVREKKYSAIGDELLQACESSSDGSVCASPCMSNDFLNHSYFPLVGTTVKCNNAVTAARGPGNLYTNLPHS; encoded by the exons ATGAATCTGCTTTGCAGATTTGAGTCGCTCCTTATTTTCTTCTGGATACAAAGTGGTTTTGTGCCTGGGATACGATGCAATAATGCTTTGATCATCAATCACCTTTCAAGACAAG ATGTTCAGCTCTTAAAGAACGAGCAGGATCCGAAGTGTTTCAGTCGGACACAAAAGGATTTGACCTGCTTCATTGAGACTGCAGATAACAGGACCTATGACTTTCTCTACTCAACTCCAGA gcagcaacaaaaaaaacggTGTGAGGTGTCTGTCCGGAGAACAGAGGAGGGAAAGTTCTTCCATGTCTGCTCATTTCCTGACTCGgatgttttcctgtttgtggATACACACATCGAAGTGGTGGAAAATGCTACCAACAAAACCATCCACAGACGAGCCGTCTGTGTGGAGGACCAGG TTCTTCTGGACCCACCCTTCAACGTGTCCTTAAACCCAAATGACCAAGCAGGACAACTACGGGTTTCATGGCATGCACAACATTTACAAGATCAAGAAAACAGTGTTAAGATTCAGTATTCCTCCAGAAGTCTTGGAGAGAAGACACGAATG ACAAAGTCCAGTACAGATGATGTACTGGACTCTCTGGTTTCAGGAGAGGAGATTGAGGTCCGAGTCTCTGTCAAAACTGCGTCTAATCCAGATGGAGGGCACTGGAGCAGCTGGTCACACCCTGTGCGAGCTGTGGTTCCccaaacagcag ATGATATCTTACTAACATGCTACACATCTGACCTTCATAATGTCACCTGTCACTGGGATGGGAGAAGATATATAGACACTGAGTACAGACTTTTCTACAAGATGGAACACAG AAAAACTTTGAACTGGACTGAGTGGACTGAGTGCGGGGTTGATAAAAACTTAACTGACTGGTGTTGGTTCCATGGAGATCCGGCCggaaaagtcaaagtcaagctCAACAGCACTTCAGCTACAAGCAGCAGGACATTTTACACAAAAGAGTTCACACAGATAACCTCCA TCAAAACCCCCCCACCAGGTCGTCTGGGATTGCTGAAGAATGGGGAGTTGTGCTTGAAATGGGAAGCTCCTCTTCCATCTCTTTCCATTTACCTGCAGTATGAGGTGGACTACCAGATAAAAGGAAGTGGAGAATGGAAG GTGATAAAGGGCTCTAAGACTCATGCATGCCTAGATGTTCAAGCAGGTAGGCAATACAGCATGAAGGTCAGAGCTAGACCTAATGGCACCATCTACTCCGGCTTCTGGAGTGACTGGTCAGATGAGCTCACTGGTGGAACCCCTACAAACACAG GCTTGTGGCTCATGCTGTGTATCCCCATCGCCCTGCTGATCATCACTGTCCTATCCATCTCCTTGTTTTTCAG cacCTTGAAGCAGTATTTTTGGCCCCCAGTGCCCAACCTTGACAAATTTCTGCAGGGCTTCCTGACAGATGTTAGCAGTCAGAAATGg GATCCTTCAGTCACGACAAAGCAGTGCTGTGAGGAAACCACTTCATGCTTGGTGGAGGTCATGTCTGAAGAGGAGGGGTCAGGATTGCTGAAACCATCTGAAGACTCATCAGAAGGAAGCCTCTCCAGCAGTGTGCAGGTAGACAGGAGCCCCGTGGTCGACGTCTTTCCAGACTACGTAACTCTGAATGAGGACAGTAGTCTTTACCTGGAAGGAAACAGTTATGTGTGCGAGCAGGTCCGAGAGAAAAAATACTCCGCGATTGGAGATGAGCTCCTCCAAGCATGTGAGAGTTCCTCTGATGGCTCAGTGTGCGCTTCACCTTGCATGAGCAACGACTTTCTTAACCATTCCTACTTTCCTCTTGTGGGGACCACAGTGAAATGTAACAATGCTGTCACTGCTGCAAGAGGTCCAGGAAACCTCTATACTAACCTGCCCCATAGCTAA